The DNA region GCGTCTTATTGTGTCCAGTCACAGCACTCACTTGTCATATCATATCGAGTAATTATCCTCTCCCTTGACCAGCCATTACTCGTATTCAGTGACGTCTCTTTCCTAAACAATCCAAAACTATTTCTACACTACTCTTTCTCCTTCGTCAACTCGTGTCACACATGATTGTTGAACGCGATAAGTCTATAACAGTTCGTTTTTTGCAATGGGGCTCTTCAATTAACGAACTGTTAGTGCAAGGAGCACGGACGCTTGAAATTGAGGGGTCGAGGTGGATATGGGCAAAGTTCACGAAGGGAAACTCATTCTTCCAGATTCCGTGCCGTCGAGTGTTAGCATGTCCGGCCAATTTAATTATCACGCTGCCCAGCAAGTGTTCTTCGTGAACGGGCTGCCCGACATATATCGCAAGGCGATGAAGGATTGCAGTATGCACTTGCGGAGGTTTGACTACGTGGAAACTGCGGGCATGGGGGCCCACAAGCTGCATACGAACTCGATGAATTGGAACCAGGCACGGAAAACCTGCATGACTGAAGGAGGTGATGCGAATTATTTGTATATATGGGTTTGGAGGTCTTTTAGGTGGatgaagaaaaggaaaagggggAAGGGTTGACCTTGGGAATAGATTTCGAATGTGATGTGGAGGTTTTGTAATTTGATGAGTGGTCAGTGATCTGTAAGAGGAAATCGTTCGATTTCGTGTTATTTTTGTTGATGGAATATATAACTTGTGTATTAACTATTTGGTGACTGAAATCTAAGTTTTGTTATGAAAACAAGGACAGTCACCCAACTTCGTGGCATTTGGGGATTGTAGATACCTTACTTGTGACGCgaattacatatttattttgAGCGTTGGGATCTTTTGAACTGATAACTTGTGAATTTTGCAATCTAAAGTATGGTCTATTGATTACATTATTATTAAGACAGCAAAACGACTATTCTGTCTCTGACCTCTGACTCACTTGTGACGCAAATAACTGCATCGTTGACACTGATAGCTTCGATCCGTGAAATCAAACTGATAACCTCGAAGAATTCTCTGTTTAGCCATTTCGAAATCTAAGTATTGCAATCCAAGTGACCATTAATCACCCCCCTTCAGATCACCCAATTTCTTCTCCAGAATTAGCCAAAACTTAAACTTCGTCAGAGCATCTAAATTtctcttttttgcaatatttaatCATCTTCCAAGCCCAAAATGTATCACTACTTTCATTCCCCACTGTTCAAATTTCGTTACAGCATCCCCATGAAAAAATCCCAAGTGTAACTTAATTCGAACGTCGGCACACCCAAATTCGATTGGGGTATCAGTCGTTCATGCTACAGGGTTTATTAAAGGATTCCCCATTGTTGATTAGGTACGTTGGCCATCATAAACTCGGCTGAGGAGGAGAAGATGCTGTTGAATTGGATGCAAAGGGAGAATGTGTACTTGACTTGGCTAGGTGTTCACGATTTGTTCGAGGAAGGCGATTGGGTGACTTTGACAGGCGAAACGTTGGAAGAAGCTGGCTACAATGTGTGGGAAAAGAATGAGCCTAATAATGAACTCAACAACGAAAACTGCGGAATCCTCGTAAATGAGGGTGGAATGAACGACATCCCGTGCGACAGAATGTTGCCTTTCTTCTGTAAGATAAACCTATGCTGAACTACCGGCGGCCATCTTGGGGGGAGCTTGCCCAGGATGAATACCTGAAGCTTCAAGGAGATTGTGTGGGAAACTTCGACATTGCTCGACgattacaataaaatatatctCTGTTGCAACTTATCTGGAATTTTTTATCTTGAGTGATAATCAATTTTCAGTGTTTATTAGGTGACTGATGTTTTATGGAAATTTGGATGCTTGAAGCTTTGAGGGTGTTGAGCTTTAGCTCATAGCCAGACCACCAAGGGCACACAAGGGCGCCTTGTGTTTTTTCTGTCAGACACTTGGTCTGTCAGTCCGCACCTCGTTGACCTGGGCCTGTCGTAAATTCATAGGCCCTCGTATCGACAGTGAAGGCTGTTAGCCCAAGTCAGGGCCGACGGTCCCACAATATCAGGGACAATAAACAGACGGCCTCGCGACAATCACCTCACGGATGCACTAACACGTTGGTCAGGATTTCCCTTTCCTTAGTGCATTACCACCTACAACCGGATCATTTCCACCTCTATgtccgcgtccagatctgaaccgaacggcgaaccgaacgccacttgagactctcTAATGCCCCGTTCCTACGCGtagaacgtatatttctagcgaatttcgccagtttagacagagtctcgtggctcgcgacagctaaagattgaaggacagagagtgtttagagtagtgcagaccaaaggtTTGCCTGTTATATGTCATCGAGGAAGGGACTTCGGGATCCTAGACCAAGGGAAAATCTGGCTCGCCGAGATGTTCGGGCTGTTCCCAGCCGATGTGGGTAAAGTCCCGAACCATCAAAGGAATGGCTCACCCGCATAGGGTAAACAACTGTAGTGGTGCATCCCTGTCCCTCACACCACCGTGTCTTGTTGTCGTCCTTGCCATTGGGggtgtcaagtagtttgaagaagcAAGACAAGTTGGTGATAAACGAACAGTGTCCCACAGACCTTCCCAAGCGTACCTACGCCTGCGGTTCGAAATGTCTATGGGACTCCCAGAATAGTTTCACCGTTCGCACGAGCACCATGTCCGCATATCAAGCAGCCGCTGCGTACATCTGcatgtattacatttataaaaaaaaaaaacagacagcaACAGACCTTTGGTCTGCgctactctaaacactctctgtccttcaatctttagctgtcgcgggccacgagactctgtctaaactggtgaaaatcgctagaaatatacgttccacgcgcagaaacgcggcattagggggtttcaagtggcgttcggttcgccgttcggttcagatctgaaCGCGGCCTAAAGGGATCTTCAAATTTGCCGTGTAGTCAGCAAGACAGTCCCAAGACAGTCCATAATTATACCTCATACGAGTCACTTGGAGGGACTCATACATATTCAAATCTTGATACTTGTTACTTACCATAGTCATCTTTGTTAACGTTCAGTTTTAAATACTGTTTTCATTGTTAGTATTAATGTGTGGTGCCTCAGATTATTTCATGTTTAACCTTTAATCATCCTCTCCAGTGAATTCTTGTCGTCGTAAGACACCATAGA from Andrena cerasifolii isolate SP2316 chromosome 10, iyAndCera1_principal, whole genome shotgun sequence includes:
- the LOC143373947 gene encoding hemolymph lipopolysaccharide-binding protein-like; translation: MAYTLDSPRESTMHKLLLTLVVFSSGVLCNAEQNLTDTVNWIVDPTHIMNRDASDATADSVPSSVSMSGQFNYHAAQQVFFVNGLPDIYRKAMKDCSMHLRRFDYVETAGMGAHKLHTNSMNWNQARKTCMTEGGTLAIINSAEEEKMLLNWMQRENVYLTWLGVHDLFEEGDWVTLTGETLEEAGYNVWEKNEPNNELNNENCGILVNEGGMNDIPCDRMLPFFCKINLC